Proteins found in one Streptococcus criceti HS-6 genomic segment:
- a CDS encoding restriction endonuclease subunit S codes for MRLVEDYLANQVEKLPLEQVARAFKGKAVSSKAAPGRVSYINLSDMTEFGIDYQNLKTFDEKTEKLQKYLLETGDVLVASKGTVKKVAVFEEQSFPVVASSNITVLRPDESLSGFYLKLFLESEIGQALLDTADHGKGVLNISTAQLLEIPIPQIPLVKQNYLVQYANKGRADYQRKVARAQQEWQYIKEEVEKNLY; via the coding sequence ATGAGGCTGGTAGAGGACTATCTGGCTAATCAAGTGGAAAAGTTGCCACTGGAGCAAGTAGCGAGGGCTTTTAAAGGGAAAGCTGTTTCTAGTAAGGCTGCCCCTGGACGTGTTAGCTATATTAATTTGTCGGATATGACAGAGTTTGGAATTGATTATCAAAACCTCAAAACTTTTGACGAGAAAACAGAGAAGTTACAGAAGTACCTGTTAGAGACTGGTGATGTTTTAGTCGCTTCTAAAGGGACCGTTAAAAAGGTTGCAGTCTTCGAAGAGCAGTCCTTTCCGGTGGTGGCCTCCTCTAACATTACAGTTTTGCGTCCTGATGAGAGCCTCAGTGGTTTTTATCTCAAGCTCTTTTTAGAATCAGAGATAGGACAGGCCCTTTTGGACACAGCAGACCATGGCAAGGGTGTTCTGAATATTTCTACTGCTCAACTTTTGGAAATTCCTATCCCTCAAATTCCTCTGGTTAAGCAAAACTATCTTGTCCAGTACGCCAACAAGGGGCGGGCTGATTATCAACGTAAGGTAGCAAGAGCCCAGCAGGAATGGCAATATATCAAGGAAGAAGTTGAGAAAAACCTCTATTAA
- the tpx gene encoding thiol peroxidase gives MPTFLGKPVTVAIDDQLQVGDTAPDFTLIGTDLSEKSLSDFAGKKKVLSIVPSIDTGLCSTQTRTFNKELSDMADTVVITISADLPFAQEKWCGAQGLEDAILLSDYYDNHFGKAYGVLMGEWHLLARAVLVLDENNQVTYTEYLDNINSEPDYQAALAAVQAL, from the coding sequence ATGCCAACATTTTTAGGAAAGCCAGTCACAGTGGCTATAGATGACCAGCTACAGGTAGGCGATACCGCCCCTGATTTTACTTTGATAGGAACGGATTTGAGTGAGAAATCTTTGTCAGATTTTGCTGGGAAGAAAAAGGTTCTGAGTATTGTGCCTTCTATTGACACGGGTCTCTGTTCAACCCAAACCAGAACTTTTAATAAGGAGCTTTCGGACATGGCTGATACAGTAGTCATTACCATCTCAGCTGACTTGCCTTTTGCTCAAGAGAAATGGTGCGGAGCCCAAGGCTTGGAAGATGCTATTTTGCTCTCGGATTATTATGATAATCATTTTGGTAAGGCCTATGGGGTCTTGATGGGGGAGTGGCACTTACTGGCGCGTGCTGTCTTAGTGCTTGATGAAAACAACCAAGTGACTTATACAGAATATCTGGATAATATTAATTCAGAGCCGGATTATCAGGCAGCTCTTGCTGCTGTTCAGGCTTTGTGA